The DNA segment CACGCGTCGCCGTCGACGCCGCCAACGAGGCCGTCCAGATCCACGGCGGCGCCGGCTTCGTCAACGACTTCCCCGTCGAACGCTTCTACCGCGACGCCAAGATCACCCAGATCTACGAAGGAACCACCGAGATCCAGAAGAACATCATCGCGCGCGAGCTGCTGGGCAAGGGCGCGTTCTAGAACCGAACTTTTTCTCTGCGCTCTGGCGGAACGTGCGCCAGCAATGCTGGCGACGTTCCGCCGACGCTCGGAAAAACTTCGATGAAAAGCACTCCTCCCTCCCCGACAGCCGCGCTTCGCGCGGCTTCTCGGTCAGTCGTCGGCCCGCTCGCAGCCTGACGGCTGCTCGCGGTTATCCATTCCAACCCGGCCAGCCTTCCCCCCGGGTCGCACACCCTCACTACCGTTCAGGTGCGCTCACGGTCTTAGAAGTCGGTCACGAGTCGCTGTCGGAATCCGTATCTCCATCGCCGCTGTCCGAATCCGTATCTCCATCGCCGCTGTCCGAATCCGAATCACCATCATCGCCATCCGAGTCTGCATCCCCGTCGCCGCTGTCCGAATCCGTATCGCCGTCCTCAACAGAGGCCCGAGCGGGTGGGTTCGATTGGGTCGTTGCAGTGGCGCGTTCGGCCGACTTCGGATCCGATCGGCGGGCGCGGCTCGCGGAACGCTCGTCGGGTTCGAAGTCCCGTTCGGCCGGTGTGGACCAGCCGATCGAGAAGAGGACGATCGGCGGGAGGACGTACGACGCGATGGCCAGGAGCGCGAACAACGAGTCCACGAAGACGAGGATTCCGAAAATAGCGAGGAGTGCAACCGAAAGGGCGTGGATCGGTGTCTCCACGTACCGTCGATAGAACTGCCAGAAATCCCGAAGGGTCCCGCCACCGGTGCTCGTCGTCACACCCTGTGTACGCTCCGAGGACTGAATTCGTTTCGGGTGCCCCGGATGCGGGAGTCGATCCGGCCGTCCATCCGACGATCGGTGGAGAGGCGCTCAATCGTCGCTCGGAACCGGGCCCGACTGGTCCACGTGTTCGCCAACCCAGGACCCCCTGTCGAAGTCGATCGCGTCGTTCCACGAGGCGACGAGGGTCGTCACCGCGAGATCGCCGCTAATATTCGTCATCGTTCGGAGTCTGTCGAGGATCGGGTCGACGCCGGCGACGAACGCGACGACGGCGAGTGGGAGGCCGAGCTGGGTCAACACCATCGTGAGCATGATGAGGCCGGCCCCCGGAACGCCAGCGGCGCCGATACTCGCCAGCACGGCGATGGCGACGACGGTGACCTGTTCGCCGAGGGTCAGGGAGACGCCAGCCAGGTTCGCCGCGAAGATCGCTGCGACGCCCTGGTACAGCGCGGTCCCGTCCATGTTGATCGTCGCCCCGAGCGGGAGCGAAAAGCCGTAGACGGACTCGTCGATGTGGAAGTTCTCGTCGGCGTTCGACATCGTGACCGGAAGTGTGCCGCTGCTCGATCGGATGCTCAACGCCGTGATCAGTGCCTCTTTGGCACCGGCGAGGAAGGCAACGGGGGACTGCCCGACCAGCACGAGAATAATCGCACCGAGGTGGACGAGCACCACGTGCAACGCCACGGCGAGCGCCAGCGTCACGATGAGGACGGCGAAGGTCGTGACGGCTTCCACGCCAGCCTCCGCGAAGACCGCAGCCATCAGGGCAAAGACACCGATCACCCCGTACTCCATGACGCCCCAGACGATCTTGAACATCGCTTCGGCACCCGCCTCGGCAACGTTGAAGATCGTTTCGACCCCTGCGCTGACTCGACCGTCGTCGGTGGCGTCTCCCACCATCGCCAACGCCAGGCCGAAGACGATGACGAAGAAGATCGTCGGAAGGATCTCCGCGTTCGCCATCGCACCGATCGGGTTCTCTGGAACGATACCAAGGAGCACCTCTTCGAACGGTGGCGGTGACTGGGTCTCGGCTTCGCCAGCCGAGAGTTCCAGCCCCGTTCCAGGGTTGATCGCATTCGCGATCGAGAGCCCGATGAACACGGCGGCGGCCGACGTGAGCAAATACAGACCGACGACCTGTCCGCCGATCCGACCGAGTTTCGACGGTGTGAGGCCCCTGATCCCCATCAGGAGGGTGAACACGATGACCGGGAGGACGATCATACTCAGGAGTCGCACGAAGAGATCACCGAGCGGCAGGAGTCGTGTCGCCGGCGCGCCGACCACGAGACCGACGATCGAGCCGAGGACGAACGCAGCCCCGATTCGGTACACGATGGGAATCGACCGATACCGCGACCACGTCGCGAACAGTGTGGAACGTGACATTGCGTCCTCGGCTCAGCGCATTCCGCGGAGTGTGTTATATACCACCATACGTCGCAGTTGGTGAAAACGACCTGCGGCCGAATTCGGCGTCGACCCGTCCGGACCCGAGCGCCGCGAATAGTGTCTCTGCGATGGGGAGAATCGAAAGGTACGTACCCGACAGGCCCGTTCGGCTGGCACCCAGAATGTTCACCGACGAGGCTCACGACGTGTTGCGAACCGATCCGGTGATGGCAGAACTCGTCGAGACCTACGATCCGTACACGGAAACGGAGTGGGACGAGTTCGAGCGCCTCTGCGTCTCGATCATCAACCAGCAGCTCTCGACCGCGAGTGCGAACGCGATCAGAGAGCGAGTGTACGAGGTTCTCGACGGCGAGATAACGCCGGATCGCGTGCTCTCGGCCGCGGATCAGCCGCTGTTGGACGCCGGCCTCTCGGGAACGAAAGTCGAGTACCTGCGCAACGCCGCCCGCGCGTTCGACGAGAACGATCTCACCCGCTCGGGCCTGGCCACCCACTCGAACGACGAGGTCGTCGACAGACTGACGGAGATCAAGGGAATCGGCGAGTGGACGGCGGAGATGTACCTCCTGTTCGTCCTCGAACGGCCCGACGTCCTCCCGCTTGGTGATCTCGCGATTCGTAACGGCATCCAGCAGTTGTACGGTGACGGGGATGAGATG comes from the Halovivax cerinus genome and includes:
- a CDS encoding dicarboxylate/amino acid:cation symporter; protein product: MSRSTLFATWSRYRSIPIVYRIGAAFVLGSIVGLVVGAPATRLLPLGDLFVRLLSMIVLPVIVFTLLMGIRGLTPSKLGRIGGQVVGLYLLTSAAAVFIGLSIANAINPGTGLELSAGEAETQSPPPFEEVLLGIVPENPIGAMANAEILPTIFFVIVFGLALAMVGDATDDGRVSAGVETIFNVAEAGAEAMFKIVWGVMEYGVIGVFALMAAVFAEAGVEAVTTFAVLIVTLALAVALHVVLVHLGAIILVLVGQSPVAFLAGAKEALITALSIRSSSGTLPVTMSNADENFHIDESVYGFSLPLGATINMDGTALYQGVAAIFAANLAGVSLTLGEQVTVVAIAVLASIGAAGVPGAGLIMLTMVLTQLGLPLAVVAFVAGVDPILDRLRTMTNISGDLAVTTLVASWNDAIDFDRGSWVGEHVDQSGPVPSDD
- a CDS encoding DNA-3-methyladenine glycosylase family protein, which encodes MFTDEAHDVLRTDPVMAELVETYDPYTETEWDEFERLCVSIINQQLSTASANAIRERVYEVLDGEITPDRVLSAADQPLLDAGLSGTKVEYLRNAARAFDENDLTRSGLATHSNDEVVDRLTEIKGIGEWTAEMYLLFVLERPDVLPLGDLAIRNGIQQLYGDGDEMTRAEMRTVADPWRPYRSVGTRYIWAAYEDDD